In Streptomyces sp. NBC_01551, one DNA window encodes the following:
- a CDS encoding pitrilysin family protein encodes MGHTATAQAGSGGLTATEHRLANGLRVVLSEDHLTPVAAVCLWYDVGSRHEVKGRTGLAHLFEHLMFQGSASVPGNGHFELVQGAGGSLNGTTSFERTNYFETMPAHQLELALWLEADRMGSLLAALDDESMENQRDVVKNERRQRYDNVPYGTAFEKLTALAYPEGHPYHHTPIGSMADLDAASLEDARNFFRTYYAPNNAVLSVVGDIDPEQTLAWIEKYFGSIPSHDGKQPPRDGSLPEVMGQQLREEIVEEVPARALMAAYRLPHDGTRECDAADVALTILGGGESSLLHNRLVRRDQTAVAAGFGMLRLAGAPSLGWLDVKTSSGVEIPAIEAAVDEELARFAAEGPTAEEMERAQAQLEREWLDRLSTVAGRADELCRFAVLFGDPQLALTAVKRVLDVTAEEVQAVAAARLRPDNRAVLVYEPLPAADAADANTDETEHAENEGAEQ; translated from the coding sequence ATGGGTCACACGGCCACAGCCCAGGCCGGCTCCGGCGGCCTGACAGCGACCGAGCACCGGCTGGCCAACGGCCTGCGCGTGGTGCTCTCCGAGGACCACCTGACCCCGGTTGCCGCGGTCTGCCTCTGGTACGACGTCGGCTCGCGCCACGAAGTCAAGGGGCGAACCGGCCTGGCTCACCTCTTCGAGCACCTGATGTTCCAGGGCTCGGCGAGCGTACCGGGCAACGGGCACTTCGAGCTCGTCCAGGGTGCCGGCGGTTCGCTGAACGGCACCACGAGCTTCGAGCGCACCAACTATTTCGAGACCATGCCCGCCCACCAGCTGGAGCTCGCGCTCTGGCTGGAGGCGGACCGGATGGGCTCGCTCCTCGCCGCCCTCGACGACGAGTCGATGGAGAACCAGCGCGACGTCGTCAAGAACGAGCGCCGCCAGCGCTACGACAACGTGCCGTACGGCACGGCGTTCGAGAAGCTGACCGCCCTCGCGTACCCCGAGGGCCACCCGTACCACCACACCCCGATCGGCTCGATGGCCGACCTGGACGCGGCCTCGCTGGAAGACGCGCGCAATTTCTTCCGGACGTACTACGCGCCCAACAACGCGGTGCTGTCGGTCGTCGGCGACATCGACCCCGAGCAGACGCTGGCGTGGATCGAGAAGTACTTCGGCTCGATCCCCTCGCACGACGGCAAGCAGCCGCCCCGCGACGGCTCGCTGCCCGAGGTCATGGGGCAGCAGCTGCGCGAGGAGATCGTCGAGGAGGTCCCGGCGCGTGCGCTGATGGCCGCCTACCGGCTCCCGCACGACGGCACCCGCGAGTGCGACGCCGCCGACGTGGCGCTGACCATCCTGGGCGGCGGGGAGTCCTCGCTGCTGCACAACCGGCTGGTACGCCGCGACCAGACGGCCGTCGCCGCCGGCTTCGGCATGCTCCGCCTGGCCGGGGCGCCGTCGCTGGGCTGGCTGGACGTCAAGACCTCCAGCGGCGTCGAGATCCCCGCCATCGAGGCGGCCGTCGACGAGGAGCTCGCGCGGTTCGCCGCCGAGGGCCCGACGGCCGAGGAGATGGAGCGCGCCCAGGCGCAGCTGGAGCGGGAGTGGCTCGACCGGCTCAGCACGGTCGCCGGCCGCGCCGACGAACTGTGCCGCTTCGCGGTGCTGTTCGGCGACCCGCAGCTGGCCCTGACCGCCGTCAAGCGGGTCCTCGACGTCACCGCCGAGGAGGTCCAGGCCGTGGCCGCGGCCCGACTGCGCCCGGACAACCGCGCGGTGCTGGTGTACGAGCCGCTCCCGGCCGCGGACGCCGCCGACGCGAACACCGACGAGACCGAGCACGCCGAGAACGAGGGGGCGGAGCAGTGA
- a CDS encoding pitrilysin family protein has protein sequence MTFHPRPEAGEARPWAFPAPERGALPNGLTLLRCHRPGQQVIAVEINLAAPLDAEPEGLDGVATIMARALSEGTDKHSAEEFAAELERCGATLDAHADHPGIRVSLEVPASRLAKALGLLAEALRAPAFADSEVDRLVRNRLDEIPHELANPQRRAAKQLSKELFPAALRISRPRQGTQDTVARIDSAAVRAFYEAHVRPATATAVVVGDLTGIDLDAVLADTLGTWTGDFAEPLPVPPVTADDTGRVVIVDRPGAVQTQLLIGRIGADRHDRLWAAQVLGTYCLGGTLTSRLDKVLREEKGYTYGVRAFGQVLRSTADGKGASMLAISGSVDTPNTGPALEDLWKVLRTLAEGGLTDAERDVAVQNLVGVAPLKFETAASVAGTLADQVEQELPDDYQARLYAQLAETGTVEATSAVVKAFPVDRLVTVLVGDAAAIEEPVRALGIGDVTVVGN, from the coding sequence ATGACCTTCCACCCGCGCCCGGAGGCCGGCGAGGCCCGTCCCTGGGCCTTCCCGGCGCCCGAGCGCGGCGCGTTGCCCAACGGGCTGACGCTGCTGCGCTGCCACCGCCCCGGGCAGCAGGTCATCGCCGTCGAGATCAACCTCGCGGCCCCGCTGGACGCCGAGCCCGAGGGCCTGGACGGCGTGGCCACCATCATGGCCCGCGCCCTGTCCGAGGGCACCGACAAGCACTCCGCCGAGGAGTTCGCGGCCGAGCTGGAGCGCTGCGGCGCCACCCTCGACGCGCACGCCGACCACCCGGGCATCCGGGTCTCGCTGGAGGTGCCGGCCTCCCGGTTGGCCAAGGCCCTCGGCCTGCTCGCCGAAGCGCTGCGCGCGCCGGCCTTCGCCGACAGCGAGGTGGACCGGCTGGTGCGCAACCGGCTCGACGAGATCCCGCACGAGCTGGCCAACCCGCAGCGCCGCGCCGCCAAGCAGCTCTCCAAGGAGCTGTTCCCGGCCGCCCTGCGGATCTCCCGCCCGCGCCAGGGCACGCAGGACACGGTCGCCCGCATCGACTCCGCGGCCGTACGCGCCTTCTACGAGGCCCACGTACGCCCCGCCACCGCCACGGCGGTGGTCGTCGGCGACCTGACCGGCATCGACCTCGACGCCGTCCTCGCGGACACCCTGGGCACCTGGACCGGCGACTTCGCCGAGCCGCTGCCGGTCCCGCCGGTCACCGCCGACGACACCGGCCGCGTGGTCATCGTGGACCGGCCCGGCGCGGTCCAGACGCAGCTGCTGATCGGCCGCATCGGCGCCGACCGGCACGACCGCCTCTGGGCGGCCCAGGTGCTCGGGACGTACTGCCTCGGCGGCACCCTGACCTCCCGTCTGGACAAGGTGCTGCGCGAGGAGAAGGGGTACACGTACGGCGTGCGCGCCTTCGGCCAGGTGCTGCGCTCCACGGCCGACGGCAAGGGCGCCTCGATGCTCGCCATCAGCGGCTCGGTGGACACCCCCAACACCGGCCCGGCGCTGGAGGACCTCTGGAAGGTGCTCCGCACCCTCGCCGAGGGCGGTCTGACCGATGCCGAACGGGACGTGGCGGTGCAGAACTTGGTGGGCGTCGCCCCGCTGAAGTTCGAGACCGCGGCCTCCGTCGCGGGCACCCTCGCCGACCAGGTCGAGCAGGAGCTGCCGGACGACTACCAGGCGCGGCTGTACGCGCAGCTCGCCGAAACCGGCACGGTGGAGGCGACTTCGGCGGTCGTGAAGGCGTTCCCGGTGGACCGGCTGGTCACGGTCCTGGTGGGCGACGCCGCGGCGATCGAGGAACCGGTGCGTGCCCTCGGGATCGGTGACGTCACGGTGGTCGGCAACTAG
- a CDS encoding HPr family phosphocarrier protein — MAERRVNVGWAEGLHARPASIFVRATTASGVPVTIAKAGGDPVNAASMLAVLGLGAQGGEEIVLASDAEGAEAALDRLAKLVAEGLEELPETV; from the coding sequence ATGGCAGAGCGCCGCGTCAACGTCGGCTGGGCCGAGGGCCTGCACGCTCGTCCCGCCTCGATCTTCGTCCGCGCGACGACCGCTTCCGGCGTCCCGGTGACCATCGCGAAGGCCGGCGGCGACCCCGTCAACGCCGCTTCCATGCTGGCGGTTCTGGGCCTGGGCGCCCAGGGCGGCGAGGAGATCGTCCTCGCTTCCGACGCCGAGGGCGCGGAGGCCGCTCTGGACCGCCTCGCGAAGCTGGTCGCCGAGGGCCTCGAGGAGCTCCCGGAGACCGTCTGA
- a CDS encoding DNA topoisomerase (ATP-hydrolyzing) subunit A: MARRSTKTPPPEDFEEKILDIDVVDEMQGSFLEYAYSVIYSRALPDARDGMKPVHRRIVYQMNEMGLRPDRGYVKCARVVGEVMGKLHPHGDASIYDALVRMAQPFSMRLPLVDGHGNFGSLGNDDPPAAMRYTECKMADATSLMTESIDEDTVDFTANYDGQEREPVALPAAYPNLLVNGASGIAVGMATNMPPHNLGEVIAAARHLIRYPQADLEALMRFVPGPDLPTGGRIVGLSGIKDAYENGRGTFKIRATVAVETVTARRKGLVVTELPFTVGPEKVIAKIKDLVGSKKLQGIADVKDLTDRSHGLRLVIEIKNGFHPEAVLEQLYKLTPMEESFGINNVALVDGQPLTLGLKELLEVYLDHRFEVVRRRSEFRRTKRRDRLHLVEGLLVALLDIDEVIRLIRDSDNSAQAKERLIERFSLSEIQTQYILDTPLRRLTRFDRIELESERDRLNGEIDELTGILESDSELRKLVSAELAAVAKKFGTERRTVLLESAGTAVAAVPLEVADTPCRVLLSSTGLLARTANGDPLPEEEGGARAKHDLIASQVAATARADVGVVTSYGRLLRLPVIDLPQLPDTHAAPNLAGGAPVSEFLSGLEADEKVICLTSLDESSQGLALGTEQGVVKRVVPDYPANKDELEVITLKEGDRIVGAVELRTGEEDLVFITDDTQLLRYPASQVRPQGRPAGGMAGIKLADNAKVIHFSAVDPARDALVFTVAGSHGTLDDSVLSGKLTPFDQYPRKGRATGGVRCQRFLKGEDVLVLAWAGNAPVRAAAANGAPAELPPVDPRRDGSGAALPAVVAALAGPAL; this comes from the coding sequence ATGGCCCGCCGCAGCACGAAGACCCCGCCGCCGGAGGATTTCGAGGAGAAGATCCTCGACATCGACGTCGTCGACGAAATGCAGGGCTCCTTCCTCGAGTACGCGTACTCGGTGATCTACTCCCGCGCCCTGCCCGACGCCCGGGACGGCATGAAGCCGGTGCACCGCCGCATCGTCTACCAGATGAACGAGATGGGCCTGCGCCCCGACCGCGGGTACGTGAAGTGCGCCCGCGTCGTCGGCGAGGTGATGGGCAAGCTGCACCCGCACGGTGACGCGTCGATCTACGACGCCCTCGTGCGCATGGCCCAGCCGTTCTCGATGCGGCTGCCGCTGGTCGACGGCCACGGCAACTTCGGTTCCCTCGGCAACGACGACCCGCCGGCCGCCATGCGTTACACCGAGTGCAAGATGGCCGACGCCACGTCGCTGATGACGGAGTCGATCGACGAGGACACGGTCGATTTCACCGCCAACTACGACGGCCAGGAGCGGGAGCCGGTGGCCCTGCCCGCCGCGTACCCGAACCTGCTGGTCAACGGCGCCTCCGGCATCGCGGTCGGCATGGCCACCAACATGCCCCCGCACAACCTGGGCGAGGTCATCGCGGCCGCCCGGCACCTGATCCGGTACCCGCAGGCGGACCTGGAGGCGCTGATGCGCTTCGTGCCGGGTCCGGACCTGCCCACGGGCGGCCGGATCGTCGGTCTCTCGGGGATCAAGGACGCCTACGAGAACGGCCGCGGCACCTTCAAGATCCGCGCGACGGTGGCGGTCGAGACGGTGACGGCGCGCCGCAAGGGCCTGGTCGTCACCGAACTGCCCTTCACGGTCGGCCCCGAGAAGGTCATCGCGAAGATCAAGGACCTGGTCGGCTCGAAGAAGCTCCAGGGCATCGCGGACGTCAAGGACCTCACCGACCGCTCGCACGGCCTGCGTCTGGTCATCGAGATCAAGAACGGCTTCCACCCGGAGGCCGTGCTGGAGCAGCTCTACAAGCTGACGCCGATGGAGGAGTCCTTCGGCATCAACAACGTCGCGCTGGTCGACGGACAGCCGCTGACGCTCGGCCTCAAGGAGCTGCTGGAGGTCTACCTAGACCACCGCTTCGAGGTCGTGCGCCGCCGCAGCGAGTTCCGCCGCACCAAGCGCCGTGACCGGCTGCACCTGGTCGAGGGCCTGCTCGTGGCCCTGCTGGACATCGACGAGGTCATCCGCCTCATCCGGGACAGCGACAACTCCGCGCAGGCCAAGGAGCGGCTGATCGAGCGCTTCTCGCTGAGCGAGATCCAGACCCAGTACATCCTGGACACCCCGCTGCGCCGGCTCACCCGCTTCGACCGGATCGAGCTGGAGTCCGAGCGCGACCGGCTGAACGGCGAGATCGACGAGCTGACCGGGATCCTGGAGTCCGACAGCGAGCTGCGCAAGCTGGTCTCCGCGGAACTGGCGGCGGTCGCGAAGAAGTTCGGCACCGAGCGGCGTACGGTCCTGCTGGAGTCGGCGGGGACGGCGGTCGCGGCGGTTCCGCTGGAGGTCGCGGACACCCCCTGCCGGGTGCTGCTGTCGTCGACGGGTCTGCTGGCGCGCACCGCGAACGGCGATCCGCTGCCGGAGGAGGAGGGCGGCGCCCGCGCGAAGCACGACTTGATCGCCTCGCAGGTCGCGGCGACGGCCCGGGCGGACGTCGGCGTGGTCACCTCGTACGGGCGGCTGCTGCGGCTCCCGGTCATCGACCTGCCGCAGCTGCCGGACACCCACGCCGCGCCGAACCTGGCCGGCGGCGCCCCCGTCTCGGAGTTCCTGTCCGGGCTGGAGGCGGACGAGAAGGTGATCTGCCTGACCTCGCTGGACGAGTCCTCGCAGGGCCTGGCGCTGGGCACCGAACAGGGCGTGGTCAAGCGCGTCGTGCCGGACTATCCGGCGAACAAGGACGAGCTGGAGGTCATCACCCTCAAGGAGGGCGACCGGATCGTCGGCGCGGTCGAGCTGCGGACCGGCGAGGAGGACCTGGTCTTCATCACGGACGACACGCAGCTGCTGCGCTACCCCGCGAGCCAGGTGCGCCCGCAGGGCCGCCCGGCGGGCGGCATGGCGGGCATCAAGCTCGCCGACAACGCCAAGGTGATCCACTTCTCGGCGGTGGACCCGGCCCGGGACGCGCTGGTGTTCACGGTGGCGGGCTCGCACGGGACGCTCGACGACTCGGTGCTGTCCGGGAAGCTGACCCCGTTCGACCAGTACCCGCGCAAGGGGCGGGCCACCGGTGGCGTGCGCTGCCAGCGGTTCCTCAAGGGTGAGGACGTCCTGGTGCTGGCCTGGGCGGGCAACGCCCCGGTCCGGGCCGCCGCGGCGAACGGCGCTCCGGCCGAGCTGCCGCCCGTAGACCCGCGGCGGGACGGATCGGGGGCCGCGCTGCCCGCCGTCGTCGCGGCGCTGGCGGGGCCCGCGCTGTAG
- a CDS encoding restriction endonuclease, which yields MSRQSSGMIGDWAEAQRRQQRTQLIQQREAERRRRAWDRDVARGEREQQAAYRQRRDDEARRRTESIEAEVATLQNLLVAGCGAAAFRMASLVRDEELEPFRPGSLAHPVAMPHIEQFLQQSSGMALGSYRRAQAEREAQAQHARAHQKAKAAETRRQQQLAEHRQQYDRWATEQLAGIRAHNRGLSELAGRLRAGEAEAVVEYFSAALYASTAWPEELPRQVSAAYDQAPRQLVLDWELPPYGVVPEAKSVRYLPSTDQDKETVRPVTQRRALYRDLLAQCVLLVVRELYAADEFGALDSVVVNGFVDDHDPATGREAHIVLATVSAERSAFEGLRLEQVSAVECLVEGLRGQLSARPDQLTAVRPGRRPDEVGGDVVSHGGHAGDEDEPDLFAMDPIAFENLVAELFRAMGMEAVTTQRSGDGGVDVEAVDPAPIRGGRIVVQVKRYRNTVPPTAVRDLYGTVQDKGANKGVLVTTASFGPGSYTFANGKPLELVPGADLVDLLHQYGLRGRLGGAPTAPSAAPAPAPRATPDAAPAATARRTPEPAPPADHNVLGMSWSGSVALDVCALVCEGGRVLSEEHFVFYNNPRTPDGSVRARTHPAPDRAALEVSFDALPEPADRLVLVAAIDPEVDPHADLAGFTDAHIRLLSAGGEELGRLDVSDGRAGETALVLGSFRRRSNGDWDFVIGGKGYRGGLEVLLGEYGVEVA from the coding sequence ATGAGCCGTCAGTCGAGCGGGATGATCGGTGACTGGGCCGAGGCTCAGCGCAGGCAGCAGCGGACGCAGCTGATCCAGCAGCGCGAGGCGGAGCGCCGCCGGCGGGCCTGGGACCGGGACGTGGCCCGGGGAGAGCGCGAGCAGCAGGCCGCATACCGGCAGCGTCGCGACGACGAGGCTCGGCGCCGCACGGAGAGCATAGAGGCCGAGGTCGCGACCCTCCAGAACCTCTTGGTCGCGGGCTGCGGGGCAGCGGCGTTCCGAATGGCCTCGCTCGTGCGGGACGAAGAGCTCGAACCCTTCCGTCCTGGGTCCTTGGCACATCCCGTGGCCATGCCCCACATCGAGCAGTTCCTGCAGCAGAGCAGCGGGATGGCTCTGGGCTCCTACCGGCGGGCTCAGGCGGAGCGCGAGGCACAGGCCCAGCACGCACGGGCTCATCAAAAGGCGAAAGCCGCGGAGACACGGCGTCAACAGCAGCTCGCCGAGCACCGGCAGCAGTACGACCGGTGGGCCACTGAGCAGCTCGCGGGAATCCGCGCACACAACCGCGGGCTGAGCGAGCTGGCCGGGAGGCTGCGCGCCGGCGAGGCGGAGGCTGTGGTGGAGTACTTCTCAGCCGCCCTGTACGCCTCCACGGCCTGGCCCGAGGAGCTGCCGAGGCAGGTTTCCGCCGCCTACGACCAGGCGCCGAGGCAGTTGGTGCTCGACTGGGAGCTGCCCCCCTACGGGGTGGTGCCCGAGGCCAAGTCCGTGCGGTACCTGCCGAGTACGGACCAGGACAAGGAGACCGTCCGCCCGGTCACGCAGCGACGGGCGCTGTACCGGGACCTGCTGGCGCAGTGCGTACTCCTGGTGGTGCGCGAGCTCTACGCCGCCGACGAGTTCGGCGCGCTTGACTCGGTGGTCGTCAACGGCTTCGTGGACGACCACGATCCGGCGACGGGCCGGGAGGCACACATCGTCCTTGCCACCGTATCGGCGGAGCGGTCCGCCTTCGAGGGACTGCGGCTGGAGCAGGTCAGCGCGGTGGAGTGCCTGGTGGAGGGCCTGCGAGGGCAGCTCTCGGCGCGCCCCGACCAGCTGACGGCGGTGCGCCCCGGACGCCGGCCGGACGAGGTCGGCGGGGACGTCGTCAGCCACGGCGGGCACGCGGGCGACGAGGACGAGCCGGACCTCTTCGCGATGGACCCGATCGCCTTCGAGAACCTGGTCGCCGAGCTGTTCCGGGCGATGGGCATGGAGGCGGTGACCACGCAGCGGTCGGGCGACGGCGGCGTGGACGTGGAGGCGGTGGACCCGGCGCCGATCCGGGGCGGGCGGATCGTCGTACAGGTCAAGCGCTACCGGAACACGGTGCCGCCGACGGCCGTGCGTGATCTGTACGGCACGGTCCAGGACAAGGGGGCGAACAAGGGGGTGCTCGTCACCACCGCGTCCTTCGGGCCCGGGTCGTACACCTTTGCCAACGGCAAGCCGCTGGAGTTGGTTCCCGGGGCGGACCTGGTCGATCTGCTCCACCAGTACGGGCTGCGCGGCCGGCTCGGCGGCGCGCCCACGGCCCCGAGCGCGGCTCCGGCTCCCGCCCCGCGCGCGACCCCGGACGCGGCCCCGGCGGCGACCGCCCGGCGGACGCCCGAGCCCGCTCCCCCGGCGGACCACAACGTGCTCGGCATGTCCTGGTCGGGGTCCGTCGCGCTGGACGTGTGCGCGCTCGTCTGCGAGGGCGGCCGGGTGCTGAGCGAGGAGCACTTCGTCTTCTACAACAACCCGCGGACGCCGGACGGTTCGGTACGGGCCCGCACGCACCCGGCGCCCGACAGGGCGGCGCTGGAGGTCTCCTTCGACGCCCTGCCCGAGCCCGCCGACCGCCTGGTCCTCGTGGCCGCGATCGACCCGGAGGTCGACCCGCACGCCGACCTCGCCGGGTTCACCGACGCGCACATCCGGCTGCTGTCCGCCGGTGGCGAGGAACTCGGCCGGCTGGACGTCTCGGACGGGCGGGCCGGCGAGACCGCCCTGGTCCTCGGCTCGTTCCGGCGCCGCTCCAACGGCGACTGGGACTTCGTGATCGGCGGCAAGGGCTACCGCGGCGGCCTGGAGGTCCTGCTGGGCGAGTACGGGGTCGAGGTCGCCTGA
- a CDS encoding M23 family metallopeptidase codes for MAFGSRAAGKHRGSSRLSRKTAGYAGIAALATTGVVGSIAAPAFAADGNSAPSMEDTGLNAVVVADELPGEIEAQADSQQRAAEAAAAKAQAEADAKQQAAEAKRVAEAKAKAERDAAERAAREEERKRLNTFVAPVDGSYVSTQYHAGGGMWSSGSHTGIDFHAASGTSVHAVGAGTVVEAGYGGAYGNNVVIKHNDGTYTQYGHMSSLSVSVGQQVTPGQQIGLSGSTGNSSGPHLHFEARTGAQYGSDIDPVSYLRSHGVNV; via the coding sequence ATGGCGTTTGGCAGTCGTGCCGCCGGCAAGCACCGTGGTTCCAGCCGTCTGAGCCGCAAGACCGCCGGCTACGCCGGCATCGCAGCCCTCGCCACCACCGGTGTCGTCGGCTCCATCGCAGCCCCCGCGTTCGCCGCGGACGGCAACAGCGCCCCGTCCATGGAGGACACCGGCCTCAACGCCGTCGTCGTCGCGGACGAGCTCCCGGGCGAGATCGAGGCCCAGGCCGACTCCCAGCAGCGCGCCGCCGAGGCCGCCGCCGCCAAGGCGCAGGCCGAGGCCGACGCCAAGCAGCAGGCCGCAGAGGCCAAGCGCGTTGCCGAGGCCAAGGCGAAGGCCGAGCGCGACGCCGCCGAGCGCGCGGCCCGCGAGGAGGAGCGCAAGCGCCTCAACACCTTCGTCGCCCCGGTGGACGGCTCGTACGTCAGCACCCAGTACCACGCGGGTGGCGGCATGTGGTCCTCCGGCAGCCACACCGGCATCGACTTCCACGCGGCCTCCGGCACCTCGGTGCACGCGGTGGGCGCGGGCACCGTCGTCGAGGCCGGCTACGGCGGCGCGTACGGCAACAACGTCGTCATCAAGCACAACGACGGCACCTACACCCAGTACGGCCACATGTCCTCGCTGAGCGTCTCCGTCGGCCAGCAGGTCACCCCGGGCCAGCAGATCGGCCTGTCGGGCTCCACCGGCAACTCCAGTGGCCCGCACCTGCACTTCGAGGCCCGCACCGGCGCCCAGTACGGCTCGGACATCGACCCGGTCTCGTACCTGCGCTCGCACGGCGTCAACGTCTGA
- a CDS encoding GntR family transcriptional regulator: MRIPAHAVCTAIRDDIVSGVFGPGGRLTEEVLARRYGVSRVPVREALRTLESEGFVTTRRHAGACVAEPTEQEAADLLEVRMLLEPLAAARAARRRSEAHLKVLRGLVRLGQERARRGQGEDLRALGGWFHETLAQASGSPGLIALLTQMRHKIAWMYSVEAPARPVDSWAEHGAIVDAVARGDAERARTLTAIHADRAAGAHRIRVRTSQPAVNMSSGSH, translated from the coding sequence TTGCGTATTCCCGCGCACGCGGTATGCACAGCGATCCGCGACGACATCGTCTCCGGGGTCTTCGGGCCGGGCGGCAGACTGACCGAGGAGGTGCTGGCCCGGCGGTACGGAGTCTCCCGCGTCCCCGTCCGCGAGGCGCTGCGCACCCTGGAGTCCGAGGGGTTCGTCACCACCCGCAGACACGCGGGCGCCTGTGTGGCCGAGCCGACCGAGCAGGAGGCCGCGGACCTCCTGGAGGTACGGATGCTGCTGGAGCCCCTCGCGGCCGCCCGGGCCGCCCGCCGGCGCAGCGAGGCCCACCTCAAGGTGCTGCGCGGGCTGGTCAGGCTGGGTCAGGAGCGGGCCAGGAGGGGCCAGGGGGAGGATCTGCGGGCCCTGGGCGGCTGGTTCCACGAGACGCTCGCCCAGGCCTCCGGCAGCCCCGGGCTGATCGCGCTGCTGACGCAGATGCGGCACAAGATCGCCTGGATGTACTCGGTGGAGGCCCCGGCGCGCCCCGTGGACTCCTGGGCGGAGCACGGCGCGATCGTGGACGCGGTGGCCCGGGGCGACGCCGAGCGGGCGCGGACGCTGACCGCGATCCACGCGGACCGGGCGGCGGGCGCGCACCGGATCAGGGTGAGGACTTCGCAACCTGCCGTAAACATGTCGAGCGGCTCGCATTAA